In the Sediminibacter sp. Hel_I_10 genome, one interval contains:
- a CDS encoding cupin domain-containing protein — translation MKTRLASKIKPMEYLEQEKSKTFIILEIIEYIPNAVVIKTIIKKTTGNVTVSSFDSGEALAERTSPFDTFIQVIDGKAEVVIDGRSNVLDTGAAIIIPAHSSNIIKATTRFKIISTVIKSGYEEVSI, via the coding sequence ATGAAAACGAGACTAGCTTCAAAAATTAAACCGATGGAATATTTAGAACAAGAAAAAAGTAAAACCTTTATCATTTTGGAAATCATTGAATACATTCCTAATGCAGTAGTCATAAAAACCATTATCAAAAAAACCACGGGCAACGTCACTGTTTCCTCTTTTGATTCTGGAGAAGCGTTGGCAGAAAGGACCTCACCTTTTGATACATTTATTCAGGTAATTGACGGTAAAGCAGAGGTTGTTATTGATGGTAGGTCAAACGTATTAGATACAGGAGCAGCAATAATTATTCCTGCACATTCCAGTAATATCATCAAAGCAACTACAAGATTCAAAATCATTTCAACAGTTATCAAAAGCGGTTATGAAGAGGTCTCTATTTGA
- a CDS encoding zinc-dependent alcohol dehydrogenase family protein produces the protein MATTTTPIKKEQSNGISKKHQKSMKGLVYDGPGKIAFKEVPMPEIKKSTDALVKIIKTTICGTDLGILHGKTPSVKPGTTLGHEGVGVVEEVGEGVHNFKKGDRVIISCITACGTCEYCKKQMYGHCKDGGWILGNLINGTQAEYVCIPHADNSLYAAPKEMDDEALVMLSDILPTGHEIGVINGCVKPGDTIAIVGAGPIGMSALLTAQFYSPAKIYMIDLDENRLKLAKKWGATDTINSGTEDAIQKILSESADGVDVAIEAAGASATFDICQQIVRPGGHVANIGVHGKSVDLKIQDLWIKNITITMGLVNTNTTPMLLKTVTSGKINPEKLITHHFKLDEIIKAYEVFGNAAKEKALKIILTN, from the coding sequence ATGGCAACTACAACCACTCCTATTAAAAAAGAACAGTCAAACGGTATTTCTAAAAAGCATCAAAAAAGCATGAAAGGTCTTGTGTATGATGGTCCAGGTAAAATTGCCTTTAAGGAGGTGCCCATGCCTGAGATTAAAAAGTCAACCGATGCTTTGGTTAAAATAATCAAGACGACCATTTGTGGAACAGACTTAGGTATTCTACACGGCAAAACGCCTAGTGTAAAACCAGGAACTACTCTTGGTCATGAAGGTGTAGGGGTTGTAGAAGAAGTAGGTGAGGGCGTTCATAATTTTAAAAAAGGAGATCGTGTTATCATTTCTTGCATTACTGCTTGTGGCACTTGTGAGTATTGTAAAAAACAAATGTATGGCCATTGTAAAGATGGCGGTTGGATCCTTGGTAATCTTATAAATGGCACACAAGCAGAGTATGTATGTATTCCACATGCAGATAATAGCCTTTACGCTGCTCCAAAAGAAATGGATGATGAAGCTTTAGTAATGTTAAGCGATATTTTGCCAACAGGTCATGAAATCGGGGTTATCAATGGCTGCGTAAAACCAGGAGATACCATAGCAATTGTAGGAGCGGGTCCAATAGGGATGTCTGCTTTGCTAACAGCGCAGTTTTACTCTCCAGCCAAAATCTATATGATAGATCTGGATGAAAATCGGCTAAAATTGGCCAAAAAATGGGGAGCGACAGATACCATAAATTCAGGAACTGAAGATGCCATTCAAAAGATCCTTTCAGAATCGGCAGATGGTGTTGATGTCGCCATAGAAGCGGCAGGAGCCTCTGCTACTTTTGATATCTGTCAACAAATTGTACGCCCTGGAGGTCATGTGGCAAATATTGGTGTCCACGGAAAAAGTGTTGATTTGAAAATTCAGGATCTCTGGATTAAAAACATCACCATCACCATGGGTCTGGTGAATACCAACACCACCCCAATGCTCTTAAAAACGGTGACTTCAGGAAAAATCAATCCAGAAAAATTAATAACCCACCACTTTAAGTTAGATGAAATCATCAAAGCTTATGAAGTGTTTGGTAATGCGGCAAAAGAGAAAGCCTTGAAAATAATCCTTACTAATTAA
- a CDS encoding OsmC family protein: MNTKAMESHKYNVDINWESKRKGILCSPELNKKNGICIEVATPPEFPQGMEGIWSPEHLFVAAVSGCLMTTFLAIAENSSLEFSSFSCKAVGVLEKVDGRFMMSEVLLKPTVVISNMTYTDKAMRILKKAEHACLITNSIKAKITMEITIEVAPLLIENKST; the protein is encoded by the coding sequence ATGAACACTAAAGCTATGGAATCACACAAGTATAATGTAGACATTAATTGGGAAAGCAAGCGTAAAGGCATTTTGTGCTCTCCAGAACTAAATAAAAAGAACGGCATCTGTATTGAAGTGGCCACACCACCAGAATTTCCTCAGGGAATGGAAGGTATTTGGTCTCCAGAGCATTTGTTTGTGGCAGCCGTTAGTGGTTGTTTAATGACGACATTTTTGGCCATTGCAGAAAACTCCAGCCTAGAATTCTCGAGTTTTAGCTGTAAAGCCGTAGGAGTTTTGGAGAAGGTTGACGGTAGATTTATGATGAGTGAGGTGCTTCTCAAACCTACTGTTGTTATCTCTAATATGACTTATACAGATAAGGCCATGCGCATTTTGAAAAAAGCAGAGCATGCCTGTTTAATTACCAATTCAATTAAGGCGAAAATTACGATGGAAATCACAATAGAGGTCGCACCTCTTTTAATTGAAAACAAATCTACTTAA
- a CDS encoding DUF2892 domain-containing protein produces MKKNMGLPDRIIRVVIATIAPVLYVTNVITGVFAILLLAISGVLLLTSLVRICPLYLPFGINTDKTNEH; encoded by the coding sequence ATGAAAAAAAATATGGGATTACCAGACCGAATTATTAGAGTGGTGATAGCCACAATCGCTCCGGTTTTATACGTCACAAATGTAATTACGGGTGTTTTTGCTATCCTATTATTAGCAATTTCGGGAGTACTTCTTTTAACCAGTCTCGTTCGTATTTGCCCACTTTACCTCCCTTTTGGAATCAATACAGACAAAACAAATGAACACTAA
- a CDS encoding YceI family protein — translation MKTTIAGFLLISMITYSNIGNAQSLYKIQKNETIDMKLNGTSTFHDWEMDAVTATGEAQFTFKSGDESELESLKSLTFNLIVTDLKSDNKGLDKNAYKALKTDEFKSIHYVMSNSNVSPESGGYLLETNGLLTVAGVTKNVDIDIHLVVNNNHTVTCKGAYELKMTDYNVEPPSFMMGLMKTGDATTLNFAVTYIN, via the coding sequence ATGAAAACAACAATCGCAGGTTTTTTGCTTATCAGCATGATTACATACAGCAATATCGGTAATGCACAGAGTTTATACAAAATTCAAAAGAATGAAACTATCGATATGAAACTCAATGGTACATCAACATTTCACGATTGGGAGATGGATGCTGTTACCGCTACAGGAGAGGCACAATTTACATTTAAGTCGGGAGATGAAAGTGAATTAGAGTCTTTGAAATCACTAACCTTCAATTTGATAGTTACAGATTTAAAAAGTGATAATAAGGGGCTTGACAAAAATGCGTACAAGGCCTTAAAAACAGATGAGTTTAAATCGATTCATTACGTAATGTCCAATTCTAACGTTTCTCCAGAAAGTGGAGGTTATCTTCTTGAAACAAATGGCTTGTTGACTGTAGCTGGCGTTACAAAAAACGTAGATATAGATATTCATCTCGTTGTTAATAATAATCATACGGTGACTTGCAAAGGCGCTTATGAATTAAAGATGACAGATTATAATGTGGAGCCACCGTCTTTTATGATGGGGCTTATGAAAACAGGAGACGCGACTACACTGAATTTTGCGGTAACCTACATCAACTAA
- a CDS encoding AraC family transcriptional regulator, translated as MKLYIKYMVSLRCKLMVKSELEKLGLHYINIELGLVETKETLNPKQVAALKANLAVSGLELLDDEKSILVDKIKNVIIEVIHYSDEIPKVNYSDYISDKLGYDYTYLSNLFSEVKGITIQHFIINHKIERAKELILYNELNLTQISYMLHYSSVAHLSNQFKKVTGHTPSFYKKIGKKRKGNLENL; from the coding sequence ATGAAGTTATACATCAAGTATATGGTCAGTCTAAGGTGTAAGCTCATGGTAAAATCTGAATTGGAAAAATTAGGCCTTCATTATATTAATATTGAGTTGGGTCTGGTAGAAACCAAAGAAACGTTGAACCCAAAACAAGTTGCTGCACTAAAAGCCAATTTAGCAGTCTCGGGATTAGAATTATTAGATGACGAAAAAAGTATTTTAGTAGATAAAATAAAAAATGTCATCATCGAGGTCATCCACTATTCTGATGAAATCCCAAAGGTGAACTACTCGGACTATATAAGTGACAAACTAGGCTATGATTACACCTATTTGTCCAATCTCTTCTCTGAAGTAAAAGGCATCACCATTCAGCATTTTATCATCAATCATAAAATAGAACGCGCCAAAGAGCTAATTCTGTATAATGAACTCAACCTTACCCAAATATCGTATATGCTGCACTATAGTAGTGTTGCCCATTTATCTAATCAATTTAAAAAAGTCACTGGACATACGCCTTCTTTTTATAAAAAAATAGGCAAAAAAAGAAAAGGAAATTTAGAGAATCTGTAG